The following coding sequences lie in one Paracidovorax avenae genomic window:
- a CDS encoding group II truncated hemoglobin encodes MTTIDPSSSQDPASVSTPAPTPAPSPAASVEAAEQPSPAATPFHWIGGEPAVRTLVDRFYDLMDLEPEYKELRAAHGTTLADARDKLFWFLCGWLGGPDHYIERFGHPRLRMRHMPFSIGIKERDQWVACMDQAMGETGVPEALRMRLRESFMGTADWMRNRGG; translated from the coding sequence ATGACGACGATCGACCCTTCTTCTTCCCAAGACCCGGCCTCCGTTTCCACCCCCGCTCCTACTCCGGCCCCGTCCCCGGCAGCCTCTGTCGAGGCAGCAGAGCAGCCATCTCCTGCCGCCACGCCCTTCCACTGGATCGGCGGCGAACCCGCCGTGCGCACCCTCGTGGACCGCTTCTACGACCTCATGGACCTGGAGCCGGAATACAAGGAACTGCGCGCCGCCCACGGCACCACCCTGGCCGATGCGCGCGACAAGCTGTTCTGGTTCCTCTGCGGCTGGCTCGGCGGGCCCGACCACTACATCGAACGCTTCGGCCACCCGCGCCTGCGCATGCGGCACATGCCGTTTTCCATCGGCATCAAGGAGCGCGACCAGTGGGTGGCGTGCATGGACCAGGCGATGGGGGAGACCGGCGTGCCCGAGGCGCTGCGGATGAGGCTGCGGGAGAGTTTCATGGGGACGGCGGATTGGATGAGGAATCGGGGTGGGTGA
- a CDS encoding DUF2169 domain-containing protein, with translation MSQVLNLTPFAAAVRPHANAEGHLGRLLVVKGVWKLDRPDTLSSGTGSLGFRDVPLMTRMADLALEPAQRTALGPRLEEEIEWLPSDIVPPKPRFDFIVSGYGYAQTGKAEHRFIAAVVRNRQVAALTLCAPRFWRRTLLAGGGGVAGEPVSGVHRVPVHPCFSFGGDAPASETPYNPQGMGHAGGRTGEELHRIALPWVEHPDHPATDITRSPLPAGFGPWPENSGHRLPHMGTRDLQWQRERAPRPPRDVNPLFHNQADPRLQWPEAPSPGETIALQGLTPNGSARLMWPSAKPVAMLDTQSIVPLRADTCIVVPDEGRYAIVWRCLLPSEGAVTLRACDA, from the coding sequence ATGAGCCAGGTTCTGAACCTGACACCCTTTGCAGCGGCAGTCCGCCCCCACGCGAATGCCGAGGGACACCTCGGGCGCCTGCTGGTCGTGAAAGGTGTCTGGAAGCTGGACCGGCCGGACACGCTGTCCTCCGGGACGGGAAGTCTCGGCTTCCGCGATGTTCCCCTCATGACCAGGATGGCAGACCTGGCATTGGAGCCCGCCCAGCGCACGGCTCTCGGGCCCCGGCTGGAAGAAGAGATCGAATGGCTCCCGTCCGACATCGTCCCGCCCAAGCCGAGATTCGACTTCATCGTCAGCGGCTACGGGTATGCGCAAACCGGCAAGGCCGAGCACCGGTTCATTGCAGCGGTCGTGCGCAACCGGCAGGTCGCAGCGCTCACCCTGTGCGCTCCAAGGTTCTGGCGCAGAACCCTGCTGGCAGGTGGTGGCGGTGTCGCGGGAGAACCCGTGAGCGGCGTGCATCGCGTGCCGGTCCACCCCTGCTTTTCCTTCGGGGGGGATGCGCCGGCTTCCGAGACACCCTACAACCCCCAGGGCATGGGGCACGCCGGGGGCCGTACCGGTGAAGAGCTGCACCGCATCGCCCTGCCCTGGGTGGAACATCCGGACCATCCGGCCACCGACATCACCCGCAGCCCGCTGCCTGCCGGGTTCGGCCCCTGGCCGGAAAACTCCGGGCACCGCCTGCCTCATATGGGGACCCGCGATCTGCAATGGCAGCGCGAACGCGCTCCGCGCCCGCCCCGGGATGTCAACCCGCTTTTCCACAACCAGGCCGACCCGCGCCTGCAATGGCCGGAGGCCCCCTCCCCCGGCGAAACCATCGCCCTGCAGGGGCTCACACCGAATGGCAGCGCACGGCTCATGTGGCCTTCCGCCAAGCCCGTCGCCATGCTGGATACGCAATCCATCGTTCCGCTGAGAGCGGACACCTGCATCGTGGTACCGGACGAGGGGCGCTACGCCATCGTCTGGCGCTGCCTGCTGCCCTCCGAAGGTGCCGTCACGCTGCGTGCGTGCGATGCCTGA
- the fdhD gene encoding formate dehydrogenase accessory sulfurtransferase FdhD produces MPAVAGGPGPRGGEDGEGDKDCEVPAAPVPEPVVARAVQRHAGGAGNTPAAAGAPPVDALAWQDDAVASEVPVALVFNGLSHAVMMATPSDLQAFALGFALSEGLIDSPADCRGIDVFSRNGPQAGGGGVACEVHLEIATRCFARLKERRRALAGRTGCGLCGIDSLQALDLVPERVRARSWAAALPAGVVLRAVATMPALQVLNAAAGALHAAAWATPEGELTDLLEDVGRHNALDKLIGRLALQGRSGEDGFVVMSSRASYELVRKCARLDIPLLATVSAPTSLAVDLAAQAGIALWGLCRPPRAVRYTASPDS; encoded by the coding sequence ATGCCGGCCGTTGCCGGTGGCCCGGGCCCACGGGGAGGCGAGGATGGCGAGGGCGATAAAGACTGCGAAGTGCCTGCTGCGCCCGTGCCGGAGCCCGTGGTGGCGCGTGCCGTGCAACGCCATGCGGGGGGGGCCGGCAACACGCCGGCCGCTGCGGGGGCGCCGCCTGTGGATGCCCTGGCCTGGCAGGACGATGCCGTGGCGTCGGAAGTCCCCGTCGCCCTGGTCTTCAACGGCCTGTCGCATGCCGTCATGATGGCCACGCCCTCGGACCTGCAGGCCTTCGCGCTGGGTTTCGCGCTCAGCGAGGGGCTGATCGACTCGCCCGCGGACTGCCGCGGCATCGACGTGTTCTCGCGCAACGGCCCGCAGGCCGGCGGCGGGGGCGTGGCCTGCGAGGTACACCTGGAGATCGCCACGCGCTGCTTCGCGCGCCTCAAGGAGCGCCGCCGGGCGCTGGCCGGACGCACGGGCTGCGGCCTGTGCGGCATCGACAGCCTGCAGGCGCTGGACCTCGTGCCCGAGCGCGTCCGCGCGCGCTCCTGGGCCGCGGCGCTGCCGGCCGGCGTGGTGCTGCGCGCGGTGGCCACCATGCCGGCCCTGCAGGTGCTGAACGCCGCCGCGGGCGCCCTGCATGCCGCGGCCTGGGCCACGCCGGAGGGCGAACTCACCGACCTGCTGGAAGACGTGGGGCGCCACAACGCGCTCGACAAGCTGATCGGCCGCCTCGCGCTGCAGGGGCGCTCCGGCGAAGACGGCTTCGTCGTAATGTCCAGCCGCGCCAGCTACGAACTGGTGCGCAAATGCGCCCGGCTCGACATCCCCCTGCTCGCCACCGTCTCCGCACCCACCTCCCTGGCCGTGGACCTGGCGGCGCAGGCCGGTATCGCGCTCTGGGGCCTGTGCCGCCCGCCGCGTGCTGTGCGCTACACCGCCAGCCCCGATTCCTGA
- a CDS encoding DUF6531 domain-containing protein, whose protein sequence is MGKTYIDGKEVVSQAAAGKVFKPDDFVFLRTNNTPGVAPYRNDSGSIDNPAGSTFHSGTDVATAESALMNGWHAPQVSKGGVITLVRDGPATFTGNWGKQVWIEDHKTVRHETDVGTTSIWSSFGAVKTAMSNTWDIAKELDGDLASEIAGEFGDEVLASLKDLFTWETLGGLVVDGGMALATAALTAATPVTAGGSGAGAVMAGAATGVRVGQRVEAGVQTAAALKEELGGLVAELTRPDLSREEKRALAKRAAGILARSTVGVGISIITKKSRPAKKRENDKTDVKTSKKEAGNPTQCPCASKRPVVIATGEKTLTQTDFSLAGPTPVVWLRHYRSGDARTDGWFGQGWSHPLATELWLQADQLLYHDGQGRAVRLPGLEEGEEHFEAYERFTVRRTAPNAWELVHTDGQIHHFTRQAAGQWRLPLGALSDRNGNRIQLHFDQSAFGPGFRPFGTPPRPGRLADSAGRWFRLDWSPQGQLEAVHALHAGGDATLLARYHYAPDAQDPRGELAPPNLVAHTNAAGGVRRFEWSRHLLVGYTLADGARHHNEYDTLSPQGRVTVSRNLDSGAAHQFTYERHRTWMHDALGRTMGFAFDERRDIVAVRDALGHVSRTPFDANGHPEAAVDALGRETRTVFDRRGNLTLYLDAAGHATRIDYGTEGGAKDRPVRVTDALGHTWTHEYDARGNRIRSTDPLGRSTATQYDARGLPVALTDAAGRTRRLQWDASAQLVAYTDCSGRTSRYAYDALGHLAASVDALGHTTRYRHDAQGRLREVTEPTGATHRYDWDGEGQLLAYTDPLGGTTRYRYHGSGQPAERTDARGGVLRYHYDLGERLVALTNENGAHTRFFYDAADHLTDEIGFDGRWQRYVYNAAGELIHVIEAGGSDAGPGKVTHLERDALGRLVGKRAHGDASSEDSRATYTYDPLGRLTAATNPAAAIAWNYDPVGQILREVQTLQPLPGQKGQPEERVLSHEYDELGHRTRTTLPDGRALDWLHYGSGHLHQIGLTEAGSGARTVITDIERDALHRETQRSQGALRSRYDYDPAGRLVRHRAAVGSSSASSSATTVRLERAYAYDALGQLIARADTLRGSQEFRYDPVGRILAALPGQGSHAPRELFAFDPAGNLLDATDAQMQRAQQPQAHGSSSSGLGVVGDNRLRFYQDLHFEYDVHGNVTKRTRGNRTAGHHETTELRWNADHQLVESTVHRNGVTQATRYAYDALGRRVAKADAFGTTRYLWDGDLMVHSQRGGKASLFIYEPGSFVPLATVQGTQQPGDSRIYWYQCDQIGAPLELTDAQGHIAWASDYKVWGEATLRALPSQATGTDGMAGPRRQGHGPDAMPPMRSAAPPLIEQPFRFQGQQFDEETGLHYNRFRYYDPAVGRFASQDPIGLLGGANLFEYATPSVWTDPLGLSPCPTRAQVIAATTALLKAAEPAIKKIDPTARAGIRGSTASGFSGQTGAPWTYASDVDAYIASDTLYNNPAGRFGSRIPGINAIEKSINSALRKLWPCLGGNNKTAFSFKAQRQNFPDVAPRFETIVPIF, encoded by the coding sequence GTGGGGAAGACATACATAGACGGCAAGGAGGTCGTGTCGCAGGCCGCTGCGGGGAAAGTGTTCAAGCCGGACGACTTCGTCTTCCTCCGCACCAACAACACCCCTGGCGTGGCGCCCTACCGCAATGACAGCGGGTCCATCGACAACCCCGCGGGCTCCACCTTCCATTCGGGCACCGATGTGGCCACGGCCGAGAGCGCGCTGATGAACGGCTGGCACGCGCCCCAGGTGTCCAAGGGCGGCGTGATCACCCTGGTGCGCGACGGGCCGGCCACCTTCACAGGCAACTGGGGCAAGCAGGTCTGGATCGAAGACCACAAGACAGTGCGGCACGAAACGGACGTCGGCACCACGTCGATCTGGTCCAGCTTCGGCGCGGTGAAAACCGCGATGTCCAACACCTGGGACATCGCCAAGGAACTGGATGGCGACCTGGCGTCTGAAATCGCCGGGGAATTCGGCGACGAGGTGCTGGCCAGCCTCAAGGACCTGTTCACCTGGGAAACACTCGGCGGGCTGGTGGTCGATGGCGGCATGGCGCTCGCCACCGCAGCCTTGACCGCAGCCACCCCGGTGACGGCAGGCGGTTCCGGCGCGGGGGCGGTCATGGCCGGGGCGGCCACCGGCGTCCGTGTCGGCCAGCGCGTGGAAGCCGGAGTGCAGACCGCCGCCGCGCTCAAGGAAGAACTGGGTGGCCTCGTGGCCGAACTCACGCGCCCCGACCTGTCCCGGGAAGAAAAACGCGCACTGGCCAAACGCGCCGCAGGCATCCTCGCACGCAGCACCGTGGGCGTGGGCATCTCCATCATCACCAAGAAATCCCGGCCGGCGAAGAAGCGGGAAAACGACAAGACCGACGTCAAGACATCAAAGAAGGAAGCAGGCAATCCAACGCAGTGCCCTTGCGCGAGCAAGCGGCCCGTGGTCATCGCCACGGGCGAGAAAACCCTGACGCAGACAGATTTCTCGCTCGCCGGGCCGACGCCGGTGGTCTGGCTGCGCCACTATCGCAGCGGGGATGCGCGCACCGACGGCTGGTTCGGCCAGGGCTGGAGCCATCCCCTTGCCACCGAACTGTGGCTGCAGGCGGACCAGTTGCTCTACCACGATGGCCAGGGCCGCGCCGTCCGCCTGCCCGGCCTGGAGGAAGGCGAGGAGCATTTCGAGGCCTACGAACGCTTCACGGTGCGCCGCACTGCGCCCAATGCGTGGGAACTCGTCCATACCGACGGGCAGATCCACCATTTCACGCGGCAGGCGGCGGGCCAGTGGCGCCTTCCCCTGGGGGCACTCAGCGACCGCAACGGCAACCGCATCCAGCTGCACTTCGACCAGAGCGCCTTCGGCCCAGGCTTCCGCCCCTTCGGCACGCCGCCGCGCCCCGGCCGCCTCGCCGACAGCGCGGGCCGCTGGTTTCGCCTGGACTGGAGCCCGCAGGGCCAGCTGGAGGCCGTCCACGCATTGCATGCCGGCGGCGACGCAACGCTGCTGGCGCGCTACCACTACGCCCCCGACGCACAGGATCCGCGCGGCGAACTGGCTCCACCCAACCTCGTGGCCCACACCAATGCCGCTGGCGGCGTGCGGCGCTTCGAATGGAGCAGGCACCTGCTCGTCGGCTACACCCTGGCGGACGGTGCGCGCCACCACAACGAATACGACACGCTGAGCCCGCAGGGCCGCGTCACCGTGTCGCGCAACCTCGACAGCGGCGCGGCCCACCAGTTCACCTACGAGCGGCACCGCACCTGGATGCACGATGCGCTGGGCCGCACCATGGGCTTCGCCTTCGACGAACGCCGAGACATCGTGGCCGTGCGCGATGCGCTGGGCCACGTGAGCCGGACGCCCTTCGACGCCAACGGTCACCCCGAGGCAGCGGTGGATGCCCTGGGCCGCGAGACGCGCACCGTGTTCGACCGCCGCGGCAACCTGACGCTGTACCTGGATGCCGCCGGCCACGCGACCCGCATCGACTACGGCACCGAGGGCGGCGCAAAGGACCGCCCCGTGCGCGTCACCGATGCCCTGGGCCACACGTGGACCCACGAGTACGATGCGCGCGGCAACCGCATCCGCTCCACCGATCCCCTGGGCCGCAGCACCGCCACGCAGTATGACGCCCGGGGCTTGCCGGTCGCCCTCACCGATGCGGCCGGCCGCACCCGCCGGCTGCAGTGGGACGCCTCCGCCCAGCTCGTCGCCTATACCGACTGCTCGGGCCGCACCAGCCGCTATGCCTACGACGCCTTGGGCCACCTGGCCGCGAGCGTCGATGCCCTGGGCCACACCACCCGCTACCGCCACGACGCGCAGGGCCGCCTGCGCGAAGTGACCGAACCCACGGGCGCCACCCACCGCTACGACTGGGACGGCGAAGGCCAGTTGCTCGCCTACACCGACCCACTCGGCGGCACCACGCGCTACCGCTACCATGGCTCGGGCCAGCCGGCTGAGCGCACCGACGCGCGCGGAGGCGTGCTGCGCTACCACTACGACCTGGGCGAACGGCTCGTCGCCCTCACCAACGAGAACGGCGCGCACACGCGGTTCTTCTACGACGCGGCCGACCACCTCACCGACGAGATCGGCTTCGACGGGCGCTGGCAGCGCTACGTGTACAACGCCGCGGGTGAACTCATCCACGTTATCGAGGCCGGAGGCAGCGATGCCGGCCCGGGCAAGGTCACGCATCTGGAGCGCGATGCGCTGGGCCGCTTGGTAGGCAAGCGCGCGCACGGCGACGCTTCGTCCGAAGACAGCCGAGCCACCTACACCTACGACCCGCTCGGCCGCCTGACGGCGGCGACCAACCCGGCCGCCGCGATCGCGTGGAACTACGACCCGGTCGGGCAGATCCTGCGGGAGGTGCAGACACTGCAGCCCCTGCCGGGGCAGAAGGGTCAGCCCGAGGAACGCGTCCTATCGCACGAGTACGACGAACTGGGCCACCGCACCCGCACCACCCTGCCCGATGGCCGGGCGCTGGACTGGCTGCACTATGGATCGGGCCACCTGCACCAGATCGGGCTCACGGAAGCGGGTTCAGGCGCACGCACCGTCATCACCGACATCGAGCGCGATGCCCTGCACCGCGAGACCCAGCGCAGCCAGGGCGCGCTGCGCAGCCGCTACGACTACGACCCGGCCGGGCGGCTGGTGCGCCACCGGGCGGCAGTGGGCTCGTCGTCCGCCTCCTCTTCCGCAACCACGGTGCGGCTCGAACGCGCCTATGCCTACGATGCCCTGGGCCAGTTGATCGCCCGGGCCGACACCCTGCGCGGCAGCCAGGAGTTCCGCTACGACCCCGTGGGCCGCATCCTCGCTGCGCTGCCCGGCCAGGGCAGCCATGCCCCGCGGGAGCTGTTCGCCTTCGATCCTGCGGGCAACCTGCTGGATGCCACCGATGCGCAGATGCAGCGCGCGCAGCAACCACAAGCACACGGCTCTTCTTCGTCCGGCCTGGGCGTGGTCGGCGACAACCGCCTGCGCTTCTACCAGGACCTGCATTTCGAATACGACGTGCATGGCAACGTGACGAAGCGCACGCGTGGTAACCGCACGGCTGGTCACCACGAAACCACCGAGCTGCGCTGGAATGCCGACCACCAACTGGTGGAATCCACCGTCCACCGCAACGGCGTCACCCAGGCCACGCGCTACGCCTACGATGCGCTCGGCCGGCGGGTGGCCAAGGCCGATGCCTTCGGCACCACGCGCTACCTGTGGGACGGCGACCTCATGGTGCACAGCCAGCGCGGGGGCAAAGCCAGCCTGTTCATCTACGAGCCGGGCAGCTTCGTGCCCCTGGCCACCGTGCAGGGCACGCAGCAGCCAGGCGACAGCCGCATCTACTGGTACCAGTGCGACCAGATCGGTGCTCCGCTGGAACTGACCGATGCCCAGGGGCATATCGCCTGGGCATCGGATTACAAAGTGTGGGGCGAGGCCACCCTGCGGGCGTTGCCGAGCCAGGCGACGGGCACCGACGGAATGGCAGGACCGCGACGGCAAGGGCATGGACCGGATGCCATGCCTCCGATGCGCTCGGCTGCGCCTCCGCTGATCGAGCAGCCATTCCGGTTTCAGGGGCAACAGTTCGACGAAGAGACGGGGCTGCACTACAACCGGTTTCGGTACTACGATCCGGCGGTGGGGCGGTTTGCCAGTCAAGACCCAATAGGTTTGCTGGGCGGAGCAAATTTATTTGAATATGCGACTCCTTCCGTGTGGACCGATCCACTAGGTCTTAGCCCTTGTCCAACTCGGGCCCAAGTTATCGCAGCAACAACAGCGCTGCTTAAAGCAGCTGAACCTGCCATTAAAAAAATTGACCCTACCGCAAGAGCTGGAATTAGAGGTAGTACTGCATCAGGATTTAGCGGACAAACAGGAGCACCTTGGACATATGCCTCCGATGTAGATGCGTATATTGCAAGCGATACTCTTTACAATAACCCGGCCGGCCGTTTTGGAAGCAGAATACCAGGCATAAATGCGATAGAAAAATCAATTAACTCCGCCTTGAGAAAATTGTGGCCCTGCTTAGGTGGCAACAATAAAACAGCATTCTCCTTTAAAGCCCAAAGACAGAATTTTCCTGATGTAGCCCCCAGATTCGAAACAATTGTGCCAATATTTTGA
- a CDS encoding ABC transporter permease, with protein MTSLPPFIQLGWRMLRRDLRAGGLRLLTVAVALAVAALTSVGFFSDRLQGGLERDALQLLGGDVVIASDQPTPEAFIDKARALGLRGVTTIGFPTMGRADDAQGGASRLVALKSVEPGYPLRGSLQTADAPGAPAAATRDIPARGEVWVDPALLESLGLKLGDPLLLGDARLRIARTIAIEPDRGAGFMSFAPRAMVNAADLPASGLVQPASRLTYRFAVAGDAPAAVKEYTAWAAQAVQAPGVHGVRVESLDSGRPEMRQTLDRARKFLSLVALLAALLSAVAVALAARGFASDHLDAAALLRVLGQSQRGIAGGYVVEFALVGVFASAVGVALGYAVHHVFVLLLAGLVEATLPAPSLWPVAFGFGMGLTLMMAFGLPPVLQLARVPPLRVIRRDLGALKPASLAVLGVGVAGFAALLLAVSSDRKLGLIAVGGFAGAVVLFALLGWVAVKVLRASVNEATAPRWLVLATRQIAARPVYAVVQVSSLAVGLLALVLLVLLRTDLIDSWQRATPADAPDRFVINVMPDQADAFQAALRDAGVRRYDWFPMIRGRLVAINGREVGPQDYTDDRAQRLVDREFNLSNAAKAPEHNTVVAGRWTEGAAGEISVEDGIAETLGLKLGDTLRFDIAGVPSEARITSLRKVDWSSLRANFFVMYTTDRMPPELPVTYLAAYRAPTTPGFDNHLVQAFPNITNVDMGATLAQVQRVLGQVVRAVEFLFGFTLAAGLVVLFAAVTATREERAREFAIMRAVGARASLLRQVQRAELAGIGLLAGFLASTVAVAVGWALARYVFDFQWTASPWVPLAGALAGALLALAAGWWGLREVLRRPVVDTLRRAAE; from the coding sequence ATGACCTCCCTGCCGCCCTTCATCCAGCTGGGCTGGCGCATGCTCCGGCGCGACCTGCGCGCGGGCGGCCTGCGCCTGCTCACCGTCGCCGTGGCCCTGGCCGTCGCGGCCCTCACCTCCGTGGGGTTCTTCTCCGACCGCCTGCAGGGCGGACTGGAGCGGGACGCACTGCAGCTGCTGGGCGGGGACGTGGTCATCGCCAGCGACCAGCCCACGCCCGAGGCCTTCATCGACAAGGCGCGCGCCCTGGGGCTGCGCGGCGTGACCACCATCGGCTTTCCCACGATGGGGCGTGCGGACGATGCCCAGGGCGGCGCCAGCCGGCTCGTGGCCCTCAAGAGCGTGGAGCCCGGCTACCCGCTGCGCGGCAGCCTGCAGACCGCCGATGCGCCGGGTGCGCCCGCGGCGGCCACGCGTGACATCCCGGCGCGCGGCGAGGTCTGGGTCGATCCCGCGCTGCTGGAGTCCCTGGGCCTGAAGCTGGGCGATCCGCTGCTGCTGGGCGACGCCCGCCTGCGCATCGCGCGCACCATCGCCATCGAGCCCGACCGCGGAGCCGGCTTCATGAGCTTCGCGCCGCGCGCCATGGTGAACGCTGCCGACCTGCCCGCCAGCGGCCTCGTGCAACCGGCCAGCCGGCTCACCTACCGCTTCGCCGTGGCCGGGGACGCGCCCGCGGCGGTGAAGGAATACACCGCCTGGGCCGCCCAGGCCGTGCAGGCACCGGGCGTCCATGGCGTGCGGGTCGAATCGCTCGACAGCGGCCGCCCGGAAATGCGCCAGACGCTCGACCGCGCCCGCAAGTTCCTCAGCCTCGTGGCCCTGCTGGCCGCGCTGCTCTCCGCCGTGGCCGTCGCCCTGGCCGCACGCGGCTTCGCGAGCGATCACCTCGACGCCGCCGCGCTGCTGCGCGTGCTCGGGCAGAGCCAGCGCGGCATCGCGGGTGGCTACGTGGTGGAGTTCGCGCTGGTGGGCGTTTTCGCGAGCGCCGTGGGCGTGGCCCTGGGCTATGCGGTGCACCACGTCTTCGTGCTGCTGCTCGCCGGCCTCGTCGAGGCCACCTTGCCCGCACCCAGCCTCTGGCCCGTGGCCTTCGGCTTCGGCATGGGGCTCACCCTGATGATGGCCTTCGGCCTCCCGCCCGTGCTGCAACTGGCCCGCGTGCCGCCGCTGCGCGTCATCCGGCGCGACCTGGGCGCCCTCAAGCCCGCATCGCTCGCCGTGCTCGGCGTGGGCGTGGCCGGCTTCGCCGCGCTGCTGCTGGCCGTGAGCAGCGACCGCAAGCTCGGACTGATCGCCGTGGGCGGCTTCGCGGGCGCGGTGGTGCTGTTCGCGCTGCTGGGCTGGGTGGCCGTCAAGGTGCTGCGCGCCAGCGTCAACGAGGCCACCGCCCCGCGCTGGCTGGTGCTGGCCACGCGCCAGATCGCCGCCCGCCCCGTCTATGCCGTCGTGCAGGTCAGCAGCCTGGCCGTGGGCCTTTTGGCCCTGGTGCTGCTCGTGCTGCTGCGCACCGACCTCATCGACAGCTGGCAGCGCGCCACCCCCGCCGACGCGCCCGACCGCTTCGTCATCAACGTCATGCCCGACCAGGCCGACGCCTTCCAGGCCGCGCTGCGCGACGCGGGCGTGCGCCGCTACGACTGGTTCCCCATGATCCGCGGCCGCCTCGTGGCCATCAACGGCCGCGAGGTGGGCCCGCAGGACTACACCGACGACCGCGCCCAGCGCCTCGTGGACCGCGAATTCAACCTCTCCAACGCCGCGAAGGCGCCGGAGCACAACACCGTGGTGGCCGGCCGCTGGACGGAGGGCGCGGCCGGCGAGATCAGCGTGGAGGACGGCATCGCCGAAACCCTGGGCCTGAAGCTGGGCGACACCCTGCGCTTCGACATCGCCGGCGTGCCCAGCGAGGCGCGCATCACCAGCCTGCGCAAGGTGGACTGGAGCTCCCTGCGCGCCAATTTCTTCGTGATGTACACCACCGACCGCATGCCGCCCGAGCTGCCCGTCACCTACCTGGCGGCCTACCGCGCGCCCACCACGCCCGGCTTCGACAACCACCTGGTGCAGGCCTTCCCCAACATCACCAACGTGGACATGGGCGCCACCCTGGCCCAGGTGCAGCGCGTGCTCGGGCAGGTGGTGCGGGCCGTCGAATTCCTGTTCGGCTTCACGCTCGCCGCCGGCCTTGTCGTGCTTTTCGCGGCCGTCACCGCCACGCGTGAGGAGCGCGCCCGCGAATTCGCCATCATGCGCGCCGTCGGCGCCCGCGCCAGCCTGCTGCGCCAGGTGCAGCGCGCCGAACTCGCCGGCATCGGCCTGCTTGCGGGCTTCCTGGCCAGCACCGTCGCTGTGGCCGTGGGTTGGGCCCTGGCGCGCTATGTGTTCGACTTCCAGTGGACCGCTTCCCCCTGGGTGCCCCTGGCCGGTGCCCTCGCGGGTGCGCTACTCGCCCTGGCTGCGGGGTGGTGGGGCCTGCGCGAAGTGCTGCGGCGGCCGGTGGTGGATACGCTGCGGCGGGCAGCGGAGTGA